A window of Desulfobulbus oralis genomic DNA:
TTGATGTCATAGGCCGCATTCGGATTGTCCGGGATGATGTCGTTCAGCTCCGGAGCCGGGCGGTTGATCGGGTCGTCGCAGGGGGTGTCCGGCGGATTTTCCAGATTGTTCTGCGGCAGGTAGGAGAGCAGCTCCTTGATGTAGCGGATGGCGTCGTCTTCATCCTCGGCCGCGTAGTCGGTCACGCCGCTGGTGGTGGTGTGCATGACCGCCCCGCCCAGGGCCTCGGTGCTGATGTCTTCGTGCAGCACGGTCTTGACGACCTTGGGCCCGGTCAGGAACATGTAGGACTGCTCCTTGACCATGACAATGAAGTCGGTCAGGGCAGGCGAGTAGACCGCGCCGCCGGCGCAGGGACCGAAAATGCCGGAAATCTGCGGGATGACCCCTGAAGACAGCACGTTACGGGTGAAGATCTCGGTATAGCCGGCCAGAGCCTCGATGCCTTCCTGAATGCGGGCGCCGCCGGAATCGTTCAGGCCAATCACCGGAACGCCGTTCTTCATGCCCAGATCCATGATCTTGCAGATCTTTTCGGCCAGGGTGCCGGAAAGGGAGCCGGCCAGCACCGTGAAATCCTGGGCATAGATGTACACCGGGCGGCCATTTATTCTGGCGCTGCCGGTCACAATCCCGTCACCCAGAAACTTGTTTTTCTCCATGCCGAAGTTGTGGCAGCGGTGCAGCTTGAAGGCGTCGTATTCCTCGAAGCTGCCGGGATCGACCATGGCTGCGATGCGTTCCCGGGCGGTCTTCTTGCCGGCTGCGTGCATCTTGTCAATTCTGGCCTGCCCCCCGCCTTGGAGAGATAGGGCGCGTTTCTGTTTGAGTTCCTCTAACTTCTCTCTTGTGCTCATGCTTTCACCTTGCAGATGTTGCGGGAATTGCGGGGTCCAACAGAAGAAAGGGGGCCTGCCCCGGACACGCCGGAGCAGGCCTAATAGTTCAGACCTTAAAATATTTCAGACCTTATAAACCTGCTTGCACAGCTCGCCCAGTTTGCCCAGGTTCTGGCAATGATGGATGCCGCAGCGCTTCATGGCCTCGATCTTGGCAGCCGCCGTGCCCTTGC
This region includes:
- a CDS encoding acyl-CoA carboxylase subunit beta, with translation MSTREKLEELKQKRALSLQGGGQARIDKMHAAGKKTARERIAAMVDPGSFEEYDAFKLHRCHNFGMEKNKFLGDGIVTGSARINGRPVYIYAQDFTVLAGSLSGTLAEKICKIMDLGMKNGVPVIGLNDSGGARIQEGIEALAGYTEIFTRNVLSSGVIPQISGIFGPCAGGAVYSPALTDFIVMVKEQSYMFLTGPKVVKTVLHEDISTEALGGAVMHTTTSGVTDYAAEDEDDAIRYIKELLSYLPQNNLENPPDTPCDDPINRPAPELNDIIPDNPNAAYDIKKVITATVDNGIFFEIKKNFAPNIVIGFARYNGKSVGIVANQPAYYAGVLDINSSDKGARFVRFCDCFNIPIITFVDVPGFLPGSAQEFGGVIRHGAKLLYAYAESTIPKVTVITRKAYGGAYCVMSSKHLRTDINYSWPTGEIAVMGSKGAVEVLYAKGAKEAGDAQAFLAEKEAEYNTNFSNPYCAAERGYIDAVIEPAETRARIINALESIRGKRDTLPMKKHGNIPL